From the genome of Gracilinanus agilis isolate LMUSP501 chromosome 2, AgileGrace, whole genome shotgun sequence, one region includes:
- the LOC123236060 gene encoding olfactory receptor 4L1-like, giving the protein MDLMNKSIVSEFVLLGLSGSWTLQIFYFFIFFMLYGATVVGNLLIMVTVTFSSHLNSPMYFLLGNLSFFDMCLSTVTTPKMIADLLRKERTISLWGCMTQMFFMHLFGGAEMTLLIAMAFDRYVAICKPLHYTSIMSRRLLYGFVLFSWIIGFTHTMSQIVLTVNLPFCGPNVVDNLFCDLPLVIKLACKDTYVLELFVIADSGLLSLICFILLLVSYTVILVTVHNHSSGGLSKALSTLSAHITVVTLFFGPCIFIYAWPFSNFSGTKILSVFYTVITPLLNPIIYTLRNQEMKVAMKKLRMQHVSFR; this is encoded by the coding sequence ATGGATCTCATGAATAAATCCAtagtttctgaatttgttttgttgggtCTCTCTGGATCATGGACACttcagattttctatttttttatctttttcatgcTCTATGGTGCAACTGTAGTGGGGAACCTCCTCATTATGGTCACAGTGACTTTTAGTTCCCATCTAAACTCTCCAATGTACTTCCTCCTTGGCAACCTCTCCTTTTTTGATATGTGCCTCTCTACTGTCACTACACCCAAGATGATTGCAGATTTGTTAAGGAAAGAGAGAACCATATCTTTATGGGGATGTATGACTCAAATGTTCTTCATGCATTTATTTGGGGGTGCTGAGATGACTCTCCTCATTGCTATGGCCTTTGACAGATACGTTGCCATATGCAAACCTCTTCATTACACATCCATCATGAGCCGTCGCCTACTATATGGTTTTGTGTTATTCTCTTGGATAATTGGTTTTACACACACTATGAGTCAAATTGTTTTAACTGTAAACTTGCCCTTTTGTGGACCCAATGTTGTGGACAATCTTTTCTGTGACCTTCCCCTAGTGATCAAACTTGCCTGTAAGGACACCTACGTCCTTGAACTCTTTGTTATTGCTGACAGCGGACTACTCTCACTTATTTGTTTCATTCTGTTGCTTGTGTCTTACACTGTCATTCTGGTCACTGTCCATAATCACTCATCTGGTGGGCTCTCCAAAGCTCTGTCTACATTGTCTGCTCATATCACTGTGGTGACTCTTTTCTTTGGGCCATGTATTTTCATTTATGCTTGGCCATTCAGTAACTTTTCAGGGACTAAAATTCTTTCTGTGTTTTATACTGTTATTACACCCTTATTAAACCCCATTATCTATACCTTAAGGAATCAGGAGATGAAGGTGGCCATGAAAAAACTGAGAATGCAGCATGTTAGCTTCAGATAA
- the LOC123236059 gene encoding olfactory receptor 4K13-like, whose translation MEINNDSMAYNFILLGLTRSWELENLFFVIFFLAYASIISGNILIVVMVIFDSHLYYTPMYFLLANLSCIDMTISTVTVPKMITDFFRERKTISFWGCMAQMFLLHLLGGSEMTLLIVMAIDRYIAICKPLHYTSIMNHRMLVRFVLLSWVVGFIHTMSQMVFIVNLPFCGPNIIDNVFCDIPLVIKLACTDTYIPDLLVVAFSGLLSLICFILLLVSYTVILVTVGHHSSGGLSKALSTLSAHITVVTLFFGPIIFIYAWPFSNFSVDKFLSIFYSVITPLLNPIIYTLRNREMKAALVRLRSRRINFRQNF comes from the coding sequence ATGGAGATTAATAATGACTCTATGGCATACAACTTTATTTTATTGGGACTCACCAGGTCTTGGGAacttgagaatttattttttgtgatcTTCTTCTTGGCCTATGCATCAATAATATCAGGAAACATTCTTATTGTAGTTATGGTGATCTTTGACTCACACCTGTATTACACCCCTATGTATTTTCTCCTTGCCAACCTTTCCTGTATTGACATGACTATTTCCACAGTGACTGTCCCCAAAATGATCACAGATTTCTTCAGAGAGAGGAAAACTATCTCCTTCTGGGGTTGTATGGCACAGATGTTCCTACTTCACCTGTTAGGGGGCAGTGAGATGACTCTGCTCATAGTAATGGCTATTGATAGATACATTGCAATATGTAAACCCCTCCACTACACATCCATTATGAATCATCGGATGCTTGTCAGATTTGTGTTACTCTCATGGGTGGTTGGTTTCATCCATACTATGAGCCAAATGGTTTTTATTGTCAATCTACCTTTCTGTGGCCCAAATATAATAGATAATGTTTTTTGTGATATTCCCCTTGTGATCAAGCTTGCCTGCACAGACACCTATATCCCAGATCTATTGGTTGTTGCTTTCAGTGGGCTGCTCTCATTGATCTGCTTCATTCTTTTGCTAGTTTCTTATACTGTCATCTTGGTCACTGTTGGACACCACTCCTCTGGAGGGCTCTCTAAGGCTCTGTCTACACTGTCTGCTCACATCACAGTTGTAACACTCTTCTTTGGGCCCATTATCTTCATCTATGCTTGGCCATTCAGTAACTTCTCAGTGGAcaaatttctctccattttttattCTGTTATTACTCCCCTTCTTAATCCAATCATCTACACCttgagaaatagagaaatgaaagcagCCTTGGTTAGATTAAGGAGCAGACGCATAAACTTCAGGCAGAACTTTTAG